In one window of Psychrobacter sp. P2G3 DNA:
- a CDS encoding lipocalin family protein, protein MKTNELPTPECSDLQAAGSQSGRTHQSSYNYLTGDKTKVVGNTSCASNDANYNDKAVHMFLSEEISIDDDSADECSDHIADITSIKKSRYKKSKGLASTKVYGSNEPRAASLHASIDSSENKKLSKNDTLLAAAAQCSEVPERVFMNGLIKHTGIALAIIVPLAAFSAYAATPPATTIQAAGTDTVNTEKTTAALIDIKSSSIVHNSATEPTTVDSLDLAKYSGTWYEIGRLPMYFQRKCASDVTATYTPKTEGSGITVLNQCSAEDGKSITAEGLAKPADSTGSKLKVTFLPSWIRWLPVGRADYWVLAHDPSYKTALVGTPDKKYLWLLARSPNVSQETYSNYRKIAQQQGYNLKEFKLTDHRNQTVNLVP, encoded by the coding sequence ATGAAAACCAATGAGTTACCTACGCCAGAATGCTCTGACTTGCAGGCAGCTGGTTCTCAGTCTGGACGGACTCACCAATCAAGTTATAATTATTTGACGGGCGACAAAACAAAAGTAGTCGGTAATACCAGTTGCGCCAGTAATGATGCTAACTACAATGATAAGGCTGTGCACATGTTCTTAAGCGAAGAGATATCGATAGACGACGACTCTGCCGACGAGTGTTCAGATCATATTGCTGACATTACATCGATAAAAAAAAGCCGTTATAAGAAAAGTAAAGGCTTAGCATCAACCAAAGTATATGGCTCGAACGAACCTAGGGCAGCATCGCTCCATGCCTCTATAGATAGTAGCGAAAATAAAAAGCTTTCTAAAAATGATACATTACTAGCCGCAGCTGCTCAATGTAGTGAAGTTCCGGAGCGCGTATTTATGAATGGTCTTATCAAACATACTGGAATTGCGCTGGCAATTATTGTTCCATTGGCAGCATTTTCTGCTTACGCTGCCACGCCACCAGCGACAACTATTCAAGCGGCAGGTACAGATACAGTAAATACTGAAAAAACGACAGCGGCGCTCATAGATATCAAGTCATCTTCTATCGTTCATAATTCAGCTACTGAACCAACTACTGTAGATAGTCTAGACTTAGCAAAATATAGCGGAACATGGTATGAAATTGGACGCTTGCCGATGTACTTCCAACGAAAGTGTGCCAGTGATGTGACTGCTACTTATACGCCAAAAACTGAAGGCTCTGGTATTACTGTACTTAATCAATGTTCTGCTGAAGATGGCAAATCTATTACTGCTGAAGGATTGGCAAAGCCTGCGGACAGTACAGGCAGTAAGCTTAAAGTTACTTTTTTACCTTCATGGATTCGTTGGTTACCTGTAGGCCGTGCAGATTATTGGGTGCTAGCACATGACCCGAGTTATAAAACAGCACTAGTCGGTACACCAGACAAAAAGTATTTATGGTTGCTGGCACGTTCACCAAATGTTTCGCAAGAGACTTATTCGAACTATCGCAAGATTGCTCAGCAGCAAGGATATAACTTAAAAGAATTTAAACTGACTGATCACCGTAATCAAACGGTTAATCTAGTACCTTAA
- a CDS encoding hemin uptake protein HemP has translation MSMVISRYLNCRENRLPTLQSQHLFALTKEVRIEHEGEEYRLRLTRNNRLILTK, from the coding sequence ATGAGCATGGTCATCTCTCGTTACTTGAACTGCCGTGAAAATCGACTACCTACTCTTCAGTCGCAGCATTTATTTGCACTCACTAAAGAGGTGCGTATTGAGCATGAAGGTGAGGAATACCGCCTGCGTTTGACTCGTAATAATCGTTTAATCCTGACTAAATAA
- a CDS encoding translocation/assembly module TamB domain-containing protein has product MLTKKTPPDRSPDEDPAQRDARAVRRWYPLSFVLKLLVLILIVLLIMFAIFFYMTGTESGTKFILEKISAETGIELKYGKGNLRDGIWVTDIDIQATEDLEILVDKAYVKIGWRAVFAKEVHLSDADIQRIEIINNKPPTGEAFDYKTLKLPVNLRFDQAKIKNIVYKQVTKDPIVVHDINARDLTWVGSKVTVGRGDLRYADIVKISALQGSIDLQGDYPLDLSAIAEVSALEKAYIDPLNVTATGTLKRTVGKVRSRYNEGDVRGEFVVQGLDNDAPFQAKLQWDDVVIPYVDAQNIHLKSGTAIADGVISEIRLRINTELTAKDIPSGHYQGRAIIANSQLRIDRLDADVPAGRLVLQGILDWQDSFDAKIRATGSNFDVRRAIPDEYTDFKAYAPQKLNGRLSMHYQQQNSAGNTQIDADLRQRDGEHVNANIVRGKTSLKSKQVAPWYIDAKWQNLTRRNVPNIGNIDSPNGQADVIVRGSSLSIDAKALINELNAAPKGNYDVKVRKVGNVIDINGLNYKGIVGDLSGNGQIQLATKQRPLTWQIDARTNGLLPKQYRDDLPLERLTGSLSARGRLLNITKNGVKGQRHIINLNKTDLQAQLDATQNGRDIGIAGNGDASIDVVGGKLSVFDVRFNGQLDTADVPNGRLSIDAAGTPKLINVRKLDYAGEAGAVNVKGVIDLRQDIGWTVNGRFNNFDLGYFLPNNPAILTGDLNTSGQWQPAPKNRPDAKSKLRRFAINFDGVLDAKQLPAGKLTIDASGDSQLIRIKRFRHVGAAGSIDAQGSIDVSKGIAWDISAVMDRFNLGYFLKDTPSTIIGSIKTDGSWSKAQQIINLQQINLNGTLKGQPLSAKGSLAAKLNLPEDLSSYFQRLKAQDAKAQYQQVNALIDSLNANNLVLRWGDNYLTANGNAKQLQAKINITSLDQLSEKLAGKITGGATLSQPAGQALPTIYIDLVGERIALPGFILRQGRIRGKLVNLANSPSQFIISAEGLDAAGQSFKNVNASFSGTEQAHVVNLEVANEKLDISARLKGGFNRDQLSWSGVIGKGRIKSQYATLNQLQPAQVIVDLPQPEKNGGTSDLKVQLAAHCWQAKDQTGKLCLRENLIASAAGGQVNLALQKLDASLFSVFLPKDIDWHGQINGKAIVGWQRGKPPTINMTLYSDNGKIGLIQDGDAAPITLPYERVSLIALSVPEGLKLRTDINTGNGARGYAEVIVDPYKTPKPISGALVLNELNLAVFKPFFPGMRVLEGNITMAGGVGGTLDKPQFYGDVKLANGRVAMLDLPVNLSNVNVAAKIRGTQATIDGKFNSGTGTGTLIGTVNWQQKLQAKLSVVGERLVLTQPPLLLAEVNPDIDIIVRPGDRYVNIEGAVSVPSATIRPPEASEDIITQTEDAVVIDRRLIGNIDDVLAVSKPWSINADIGIDLGDDINFRGFGAVIPLAGALNINQNGTGIMRAKGVVQVSRRTNINAFGQSLELNYGQVRFNGDVMKPNLSIEAVKVIDGKTVGLRVKGNTESPNIIVFNNAGLTQQQAMNALVTGRINNTGATQISEQGFKSQVTNNLAAAGLSFGLSGTRSLTNQIGQAFGLQSLTVDASGSSEDTNVNVTGYVTPDLYIRYGVGVFNAQNSLSIRYQLTRRIYVEATSAAENAVDVVYSWQF; this is encoded by the coding sequence ATGTTGACCAAAAAGACCCCGCCTGACCGTTCACCGGATGAAGATCCTGCCCAAAGAGATGCCCGCGCGGTAAGACGCTGGTATCCACTGTCCTTTGTACTTAAGCTACTGGTACTGATACTTATCGTTCTGCTGATTATGTTTGCGATCTTCTTTTACATGACAGGAACAGAGTCAGGTACGAAGTTTATCTTAGAAAAGATAAGTGCTGAGACGGGGATTGAGCTTAAATACGGTAAGGGAAATTTACGTGACGGCATTTGGGTTACGGATATAGATATCCAAGCGACTGAGGATCTTGAAATATTGGTGGACAAAGCTTATGTAAAAATAGGCTGGCGTGCTGTCTTTGCTAAAGAAGTGCATCTTAGTGATGCTGATATTCAGCGTATAGAAATTATTAATAATAAACCTCCAACTGGTGAAGCATTTGATTATAAAACGCTTAAACTTCCGGTTAATTTGCGTTTTGATCAAGCAAAAATAAAGAATATCGTTTACAAGCAAGTAACCAAAGATCCTATCGTGGTGCACGATATTAATGCTCGTGATTTAACGTGGGTAGGTAGTAAAGTGACGGTTGGTCGTGGTGATTTACGTTATGCAGATATTGTCAAAATCAGTGCATTGCAAGGCAGTATAGATTTACAAGGCGACTATCCGTTAGATCTCAGTGCTATCGCTGAAGTCAGTGCGTTAGAAAAGGCCTATATTGATCCACTAAACGTGACAGCGACAGGAACTTTAAAGCGCACAGTAGGTAAGGTGCGTAGTCGTTACAACGAGGGCGATGTCCGAGGTGAGTTTGTGGTGCAGGGGCTTGATAACGACGCACCATTCCAAGCTAAATTGCAATGGGATGATGTTGTTATTCCTTATGTAGATGCACAAAATATTCATTTAAAAAGTGGCACCGCTATCGCAGATGGGGTTATTTCTGAGATACGTCTACGTATTAATACAGAATTGACTGCTAAAGACATCCCTTCAGGACATTATCAAGGACGCGCAATCATTGCCAATAGTCAACTGCGTATTGATCGCTTAGATGCTGATGTACCAGCTGGACGTTTAGTATTGCAGGGCATTTTAGACTGGCAAGACAGCTTCGATGCAAAAATACGAGCGACAGGTAGTAACTTTGATGTGCGTCGTGCTATTCCTGATGAATATACTGATTTTAAAGCGTATGCGCCGCAAAAGCTCAACGGCCGGCTATCAATGCATTATCAACAACAAAATAGCGCTGGGAATACGCAGATTGATGCTGACTTGCGTCAACGTGATGGCGAACACGTCAATGCCAATATTGTCCGTGGCAAAACGTCATTAAAATCTAAGCAAGTGGCACCTTGGTACATTGATGCTAAATGGCAAAATCTCACTCGTCGCAATGTACCTAACATTGGCAATATTGACAGTCCAAATGGACAGGCTGATGTCATCGTGCGCGGCTCAAGCTTATCGATCGATGCCAAGGCTCTTATCAATGAGCTAAACGCAGCGCCTAAAGGTAACTACGATGTAAAAGTTCGTAAAGTTGGTAATGTCATCGATATCAACGGTCTTAATTATAAAGGTATAGTCGGTGATTTATCAGGTAATGGGCAGATTCAGTTAGCGACTAAGCAGCGACCGTTGACATGGCAGATTGATGCACGTACCAATGGTTTGCTACCCAAACAATACCGTGACGATTTGCCACTTGAGCGCCTGACAGGAAGTCTCAGTGCTCGTGGTCGTTTGCTCAATATTACTAAAAACGGTGTCAAAGGTCAGCGACACATCATTAATTTGAATAAGACTGACTTGCAGGCTCAGCTTGATGCTACCCAAAATGGTCGCGACATTGGTATAGCAGGTAATGGCGATGCGAGCATTGATGTTGTCGGTGGCAAGCTATCAGTATTTGATGTACGTTTTAATGGTCAACTTGATACTGCTGATGTTCCCAATGGTCGACTATCCATTGATGCTGCTGGCACGCCAAAGTTAATCAACGTGCGTAAGCTAGATTATGCTGGTGAAGCTGGTGCTGTTAATGTGAAAGGTGTGATTGATTTGCGCCAAGATATTGGCTGGACAGTGAATGGGCGTTTTAACAATTTCGATTTAGGTTATTTTTTACCGAACAATCCAGCCATTCTCACTGGTGATTTGAACACGAGTGGACAATGGCAACCTGCGCCCAAAAACCGCCCTGATGCAAAGAGTAAGTTACGACGCTTTGCTATAAATTTCGATGGCGTACTGGATGCCAAGCAGCTCCCTGCTGGCAAACTGACTATTGATGCTAGTGGAGACTCACAACTCATTCGTATTAAGCGTTTCCGTCATGTGGGTGCCGCGGGTAGTATCGATGCTCAAGGGTCAATAGACGTGAGTAAAGGTATTGCGTGGGATATCAGCGCAGTGATGGATCGCTTTAACCTAGGTTACTTCCTAAAAGACACGCCAAGTACCATTATTGGCAGCATAAAAACGGATGGAAGCTGGAGTAAAGCGCAGCAAATTATCAATCTACAACAAATCAACCTAAATGGTACTTTAAAAGGTCAACCTCTGAGTGCTAAGGGTAGTTTAGCAGCCAAGTTAAACTTGCCAGAAGATTTAAGCAGTTATTTCCAGCGTCTAAAAGCTCAAGATGCTAAAGCTCAATATCAGCAGGTAAACGCGCTCATCGATAGTCTCAATGCTAATAATCTTGTGCTTCGTTGGGGTGATAATTATTTGACCGCCAATGGCAACGCCAAGCAGCTACAAGCAAAGATTAATATTACTAGTCTCGATCAGCTTTCAGAAAAGCTTGCGGGTAAAATAACTGGCGGTGCGACCTTGTCCCAGCCAGCAGGACAAGCGTTACCGACTATTTATATAGATCTAGTAGGTGAGCGTATCGCGTTACCTGGTTTTATATTACGTCAAGGCCGCATACGTGGTAAGTTAGTGAATCTAGCAAACAGTCCTAGCCAGTTCATTATTAGTGCCGAAGGTTTAGATGCAGCTGGACAAAGCTTCAAAAATGTTAATGCATCGTTTAGTGGTACCGAGCAGGCACATGTCGTTAATCTTGAGGTGGCTAATGAGAAATTAGATATCTCAGCACGGTTAAAAGGTGGCTTCAACCGTGACCAGTTAAGTTGGTCAGGTGTGATAGGTAAAGGTCGCATCAAGTCACAGTATGCTACTTTGAATCAGTTGCAGCCTGCACAGGTAATCGTTGACTTGCCACAACCAGAAAAAAACGGCGGTACTAGTGATCTAAAAGTTCAATTAGCGGCACATTGTTGGCAAGCAAAAGATCAGACTGGCAAGCTATGTTTACGTGAGAATCTCATTGCTTCAGCCGCTGGTGGACAAGTCAATCTTGCGTTACAAAAGCTCGATGCATCGCTGTTTTCAGTATTCTTACCTAAAGATATCGATTGGCATGGTCAGATTAATGGTAAAGCTATTGTGGGATGGCAACGTGGTAAGCCACCTACTATCAATATGACTTTGTATTCTGACAATGGCAAAATAGGTCTGATTCAAGATGGTGATGCTGCACCTATAACCCTACCTTATGAGCGCGTATCTCTCATCGCATTGTCGGTACCTGAAGGACTAAAACTGCGTACAGATATCAATACTGGAAACGGTGCTCGCGGCTATGCCGAAGTAATCGTAGATCCGTACAAAACACCCAAACCAATATCAGGGGCGCTAGTACTCAACGAGCTTAATCTCGCTGTATTCAAGCCTTTCTTCCCAGGTATGCGCGTACTTGAAGGTAATATTACTATGGCAGGGGGCGTTGGCGGCACCCTAGATAAGCCACAGTTTTATGGAGATGTAAAACTTGCTAATGGCCGTGTTGCCATGCTTGATTTACCAGTTAATCTATCTAACGTCAATGTAGCTGCTAAAATTCGCGGCACCCAAGCGACGATTGATGGAAAGTTTAACAGTGGTACAGGTACGGGTACGTTGATCGGAACAGTTAATTGGCAACAAAAGCTGCAAGCTAAGCTCAGTGTTGTTGGCGAAAGATTGGTATTGACGCAACCACCATTGTTGTTGGCTGAGGTTAACCCTGATATTGATATAATCGTACGCCCAGGTGATCGTTACGTTAATATCGAAGGGGCGGTCAGTGTACCATCAGCGACTATTCGTCCTCCCGAAGCTAGCGAAGATATTATTACCCAGACCGAAGACGCTGTTGTGATTGATAGACGTTTGATTGGCAATATTGACGACGTTTTGGCAGTCTCAAAACCATGGTCTATCAATGCTGATATAGGTATCGATTTGGGTGATGACATTAACTTCCGCGGTTTTGGTGCTGTTATTCCTTTGGCAGGTGCTCTCAATATTAATCAAAACGGTACGGGCATCATGCGTGCTAAAGGGGTTGTTCAAGTATCACGTCGAACTAATATCAATGCCTTTGGTCAGAGTTTAGAACTCAATTACGGGCAAGTGCGCTTCAATGGCGATGTTATGAAGCCGAACCTTAGTATCGAAGCAGTCAAAGTTATTGATGGCAAAACGGTAGGTTTGCGGGTTAAAGGTAATACTGAAAGTCCGAATATCATCGTATTCAATAATGCAGGACTTACCCAGCAGCAAGCTATGAATGCATTAGTAACTGGCCGTATCAATAATACAGGTGCGACCCAAATCAGTGAGCAAGGCTTTAAGTCTCAGGTAACCAACAACCTAGCCGCTGCTGGACTAAGCTTCGGCCTTAGCGGTACACGTAGTTTAACTAATCAAATAGGTCAGGCTTTTGGTCTGCAAAGCCTAACTGTTGATGCTTCAGGAAGTAGTGAAGATACGAATGTTAATGTCACAGGTTACGTAACCCCTGACTTATATATTCGCTATGGAGTAGGTGTCTTTAATGCTCAAAATAGCTTGTCTATTCGTTATCAATTAACGCGCCGTATCTATGTTGAAGCAACTTCTGCGGCTGAAAATGCAGTGGATGTGGTCTATAGTTGGCAGTTCTAA
- a CDS encoding NUDIX domain-containing protein translates to MPNQSDKQSKNIPVTIVNVAIAVIHYKDKYLLGFRDALQHQGNRYEFVGGKIDNKETAKQALIREVAEETGIEISDNTIVKLGRLHHDYGNKQVSLQVYNIELTTQQYEKYKPLSYGLEGQALTWVNKSELLAGNYNLPAANKTILEWLRLHSKIVITYPLAHFSTNPDPAAAWLQFHQKHLAEEAWVYIRVKDASSENMAEQLMRSRPDIFSIMPHNDDCYYLTTSHQVTAYHLTHTALMQWFKEVENNSVSSQLLPPSHSLIISCHDADSIYAANKLATARLAQQKPPVIGIFLSPVLATQTHPNAMPLGWEEWSALAVLADMPVIGLGGLSPTLLEQATHYGATSIAGIRQFL, encoded by the coding sequence ATGCCAAACCAGTCAGATAAGCAATCAAAAAATATTCCAGTAACCATCGTAAATGTCGCTATCGCCGTCATTCATTATAAAGACAAATATTTGCTTGGGTTTAGAGATGCGTTGCAGCATCAAGGCAATCGCTATGAGTTTGTTGGCGGCAAGATAGACAACAAGGAAACGGCGAAACAGGCATTAATACGTGAAGTCGCTGAAGAGACAGGTATTGAAATTTCTGACAATACAATCGTTAAGCTTGGGCGCTTACATCATGACTATGGTAATAAGCAGGTAAGCTTACAGGTTTATAATATCGAGCTGACAACACAGCAGTACGAAAAATACAAACCTCTTAGCTACGGCTTAGAAGGGCAGGCTCTGACATGGGTAAATAAGTCTGAGCTATTGGCAGGGAACTATAACTTGCCAGCTGCTAATAAAACGATTCTTGAATGGCTACGTCTGCATTCAAAGATAGTGATTACCTATCCACTGGCACACTTTAGTACAAACCCTGACCCAGCGGCAGCATGGTTACAGTTTCATCAAAAACACTTAGCTGAAGAAGCTTGGGTATATATACGGGTCAAGGATGCAAGCTCAGAGAATATGGCAGAGCAACTGATGCGTTCACGTCCAGATATCTTCTCAATTATGCCTCATAATGATGATTGTTATTACTTGACAACTAGTCATCAAGTAACAGCTTACCATCTGACGCATACTGCATTGATGCAATGGTTCAAGGAAGTTGAAAATAATTCTGTATCTAGTCAGTTATTACCTCCTAGTCATTCATTGATAATAAGTTGTCATGATGCAGACAGTATCTATGCAGCCAATAAGCTTGCCACTGCTCGTTTAGCACAGCAGAAGCCACCAGTAATCGGTATTTTTTTATCACCAGTATTAGCAACTCAAACGCATCCTAATGCTATGCCACTGGGTTGGGAGGAATGGTCAGCATTGGCAGTGCTTGCGGATATGCCCGTCATTGGACTAGGTGGATTGTCACCAACCCTATTGGAACAAGCAACGCACTATGGAGCGACCAGCATAGCCGGCATTCGACAGTTTTTGTAA
- the cgtA gene encoding Obg family GTPase CgtA, whose product MRFIDEAVVTVKAGDGGNGIASFRREKYVPRGGPDGGDGGSGGDVYVIADDNTNTLVDYRYTRRYDAMRGENGHSRNCSGKGSEDVFLSVPIGTTVIDTETDEVIGDMTEIGQTLLIAKGGDGGLGNTHFKSSTNQAPRKATSGFEGELKILKLELKVVADVGLIGLPNAGKSTFIRQVSSATPKVADYPFTTLVPNLGVVDIGIHRSFVMADIPGLIEGASEGAGLGIRFLKHVARTRRLLHIVDIQPLDGSDPINNARIILNELERFSPELANLPQILVLNKIDQVVDEEELNELCDRIVSELGWTGVVFRTSTLTGDGVDPVKYHLMNEIELEREREIEEPAFAEAQKARFERLEAEVRRNTDAQREAYRAARKAQREGTDLADDDFDDDDGVEVIYTP is encoded by the coding sequence ATGCGATTTATTGATGAAGCCGTCGTAACGGTAAAAGCAGGTGACGGTGGTAACGGAATCGCCAGTTTTCGCCGAGAAAAGTACGTCCCGCGTGGTGGTCCTGATGGTGGTGATGGTGGTAGTGGCGGTGATGTATATGTCATTGCTGACGACAACACCAACACTCTAGTCGATTATCGTTATACTCGTCGCTACGATGCGATGCGCGGTGAGAATGGTCATAGTAGAAACTGCTCAGGTAAAGGCTCTGAAGATGTATTTTTGTCAGTTCCTATTGGTACTACCGTTATTGATACCGAAACTGATGAAGTCATCGGCGATATGACCGAAATAGGTCAGACGTTATTAATCGCTAAAGGCGGTGATGGTGGCCTAGGTAACACACATTTTAAAAGCTCAACTAACCAAGCACCGCGTAAGGCAACTTCAGGCTTTGAAGGCGAGTTGAAAATATTAAAGCTTGAACTGAAAGTTGTAGCTGATGTTGGGTTGATTGGTCTACCTAATGCCGGTAAATCTACTTTCATTCGTCAAGTATCTTCAGCTACACCTAAAGTTGCTGATTATCCATTTACGACTTTAGTACCCAATCTAGGTGTGGTTGATATTGGTATACATCGCTCGTTCGTGATGGCTGATATTCCAGGGCTTATCGAAGGTGCATCAGAAGGTGCAGGTCTTGGCATTCGCTTCTTAAAACATGTGGCACGTACCCGTCGTTTACTGCACATCGTTGATATTCAACCTCTTGACGGTAGTGACCCTATTAATAATGCTCGTATCATTCTAAACGAGCTTGAGCGTTTTTCTCCTGAATTGGCCAATCTTCCACAGATTTTAGTTTTAAATAAAATCGATCAAGTGGTTGATGAAGAAGAGTTGAATGAGCTGTGTGACCGTATCGTCTCCGAGCTTGGCTGGACAGGCGTGGTATTTCGCACTTCAACGTTAACTGGTGATGGCGTAGATCCAGTCAAATATCATTTGATGAACGAGATTGAGCTAGAACGTGAACGAGAAATTGAAGAGCCTGCCTTTGCTGAAGCACAAAAAGCGCGCTTTGAGCGTTTAGAGGCAGAAGTGCGTCGCAATACTGATGCACAACGTGAAGCTTATCGTGCTGCTCGTAAAGCTCAGCGCGAAGGTACTGATCTGGCAGATGACGATTTTGATGATGATGACGGTGTCGAAGTAATCTATACCCCTTAA
- a CDS encoding glyceraldehyde-3-phosphate dehydrogenase — protein MFLVSQANTLRQLHQDRLNSYNNQEQQAIELIGLLNKLYNEQDVQVTLFGETLDTTSVGQVLALHQKAAIREQNGKPIAIADTLEMVKALATSGDIQSARVDVGQLIANDIDLQDALQAIGDDKAAQNGTTDVVLYGFGRIGRVLTRLLLSQASSARGLQLKAIVVRPAAAGDLAKRASLLERDSIHGSFTGGVSIDDDNNGMVINGRFVQVIYANDPSEIDYTAYGIDNALVIDNTGIWKDEAGLGKHLQSQGVNKVLLTAPAGGEIKNVVYGVNNDTIGDDTIVSAASCTTNAITPTLKVLNDEYGIENGHVETIHSFTNDQNLIDNYHKADRRGRSAVLNMVITSTGAAKAVGKALPELSGKLTGNAIRVPTPNVSLAILNLNLKQAPKSADALNEFLRKMANSNTWQSQISYTDSTEAVSTDFVGTKHVGIVDAQATIVTDNHATVYIWYDNEVGYSTQVLRLATQMGGISYTQIPA, from the coding sequence ATGTTCCTCGTGAGCCAAGCTAATACCTTACGCCAATTGCATCAAGACCGTCTAAACAGCTATAACAATCAAGAACAACAAGCTATTGAGCTGATTGGATTGTTAAATAAACTATATAACGAGCAAGACGTGCAAGTTACCTTGTTCGGTGAGACTCTTGACACAACTTCAGTGGGTCAAGTGCTAGCACTGCATCAAAAAGCTGCAATTCGTGAGCAGAATGGCAAGCCTATCGCTATTGCTGATACTTTAGAGATGGTCAAAGCGTTAGCAACCAGTGGTGACATTCAATCCGCACGTGTGGATGTCGGTCAACTGATTGCTAATGACATTGATTTGCAAGATGCTCTGCAAGCCATTGGTGATGATAAAGCTGCACAAAATGGTACTACTGATGTAGTGTTGTATGGCTTTGGTCGTATCGGTCGTGTGTTGACACGTCTGTTGTTATCGCAAGCATCAAGCGCAAGAGGCTTACAACTAAAAGCTATCGTCGTACGTCCAGCTGCTGCAGGTGATCTTGCCAAGCGTGCGTCACTACTTGAGCGTGACTCAATCCATGGTAGCTTTACCGGTGGCGTCAGTATTGATGATGACAACAACGGTATGGTTATTAACGGTCGTTTTGTCCAAGTTATTTATGCTAATGATCCAAGTGAGATTGATTACACTGCCTATGGTATCGACAATGCGTTAGTAATCGATAATACAGGTATATGGAAAGATGAAGCGGGTCTAGGTAAACATCTGCAATCTCAAGGCGTAAATAAGGTGCTATTGACTGCTCCTGCTGGTGGTGAGATTAAAAACGTTGTTTATGGTGTTAATAACGATACTATTGGCGATGACACTATTGTCAGTGCCGCTAGCTGTACGACTAATGCTATTACCCCAACGTTAAAAGTATTAAACGATGAATACGGTATTGAGAACGGTCATGTTGAAACGATTCACTCATTTACCAACGATCAGAACTTAATTGATAACTATCATAAAGCTGATCGTCGTGGTCGTAGCGCTGTACTAAATATGGTTATTACTAGTACTGGCGCTGCTAAAGCGGTGGGCAAAGCGCTACCAGAGCTTAGTGGTAAACTGACTGGTAATGCTATCCGTGTACCTACGCCTAATGTTAGTTTGGCGATTTTGAACCTAAACTTAAAACAAGCACCAAAGAGTGCGGATGCACTAAACGAGTTCTTGCGTAAGATGGCCAACAGCAACACTTGGCAATCGCAGATTTCATATACCGATTCGACAGAAGCGGTATCAACTGACTTTGTTGGTACTAAGCATGTCGGAATTGTAGATGCGCAAGCTACTATCGTTACTGATAACCATGCCACTGTGTACATCTGGTATGACAATGAAGTCGGCTATAGCACCCAAGTATTACGCTTAGCGACTCAAATGGGCGGCATTAGCTATACGCAAATTCCTGCGTAA